The window GACCTTCAGGCAACCGACATCACGTCGGTCGACGGCATACCTGTCACGACGGTTGCGCGCACCATCAAAGACTGCCTGGACACGGGCACCGATCCCTATCAACTTCGGACGGCGATCGAGCGGGCCGAAGCTGAGGGCACCCTGCGCCGCGGGCCGGCGGCTGAGCTGCGCGCCGCCCTCGATGCACCCGCCCGTGGCCGGGCTCGCGCGAAGCGGGCGTCGGCATGAACCAGCCCTATTCGTCGCCGCCGACGAACCTGCGTTCATTGCGAGATCGGCTCACGCAAGCAGCGCAACGGCAAGGTGTGGTGTTCGGCCGGCTGCAGCGCCACGTCGCGATGATCGTCGTCGCACAGTTCGCAGCCATGCTCACCGACGACAACGGCGCTCCGCTGCTATTGGTCAAAGGCGGATCGTCGCTCGAACTGCGTCGGGGGATCCCTGATTCGCGAACGTCCAAAGACTTCGACACTGTCGCACGTCGCGATATCGAAGAAGTCCATGAGCAGCTGGCCGAGGCGGGCGAGACGGGGTGGGAGGGGTTCACCGCGATCTTCACCGTCCCCGAGGAGATCGATGTTCCCGGCATGCCCGTGAAGCCGCGACGATTCACCGCCAAGCTGAACTACCGCGGCAAGCCTTTCGCATCTGTTCCGATCGAGGTCTCCACCGTCGAAGCCGGCAATGCCGACCAGTTCGACACTCTCACTTCGGATGCCCTGGGCCTTGTCGGGGTCCCCGTGGCGGTATCCGTGCCGTGCATGACCATTCCGTGGCAGGTCGCGCAGAAGCTCCATGCGGTCACCGCGGTGTTTGAAGCGCCCAGGGTCAACGATCGCGCTCACGATTTGGTGGACTTGCAGCTTCTGGAAGGGCTGCTGCCCGACACCGATCTCTCGCCAACGCGCAGCGCGTGCATCGCGGTATTCGAAGTGCGCGCTCAGCATCCATGGCCGCCGAATGTGACCGCACTGCCGCACTGGCCGCCGATCTACTCGGGAGCGTTGGAAGGGCTGGATCACCTTGAACTTGCTGCGACGGCAGAGGAGGCGGCCGGGGCCGTGCACAGATTCGTCCACCGGATAGATAGGGCGACGAAAACCTGATTGTCGGTGTGGTGCGTTACACCTGATGTGACAGCCGAAGAAAGGCACCGAAGTGGCGGACGACGAGCACGGCGAAGTAGAGAACGTGGGGAAGTGGATCGACCGATTGGAGGCGTTCGCCTCTTCACTGGACGACATCGAGGGCGAGAGTGCGACAGATTTCGCCGACAACGCCCTGGAGGCATGGCAGCACCTCACGCTGTCGAGCGTTACCGGCGTAAACCCTTCTGCTCTAGTCATTTTCGAGGCGCTCAATGCGCTGGCGAAAACATCGACAACCATGATTATGGACTGGGCAGACACACCAGACGTCCGGGATCGTTACACGAGGGATTCCGCTCAGCGGCTTATGGAAGATGCTTTGCGCGATGTCCTGTCGGAGCGGAAGGGCTGGCTGACCGGGGGCCTGCCATCGTCGGATGAGATCCAGCAGCGGTTTGCCGCCGTTGCCGCTGATCTCAAGGAGTCCCTGGACGTACTTGGAAGGCGGACGGCCGAGATGGACGCCGAGGATACAGAAGCGGCAGCCGATCCATACGGAGCGATTCTGTTGCATCGCGACCCAAGCCGATCCGACGCACCCATCTTCGAGCGACTGTGTTCGTTCACCAATGAAGAAAACACACGCTATCGCGATGCGTACGAACGGCTTCGGCGGATGATTGACAGCGAGCTGCTGCAACACATCTCCGACGAAAGCGACCGATTGTGCGACGTTCTGGTCGGCGTTCTTGGTGAGCTCCAGAGCCAACGCGTAACACTATCCGACCAGGACGCCATGGACGAACGGCGGCGCAGAATCCGCTCAGCGCTTATCTCTTTCACCGCCGCGCTACAGATCCACGAGTATCAGACGATCCGTAGCGCGCGACGAACCCTCAGCCTCGACCGCTCGCAGGTGGAGGAGGTCAAAACACTCTTCGACGGTCTCAAGAAGATGTCTTTCGAGTACCGGTGGCTGGAGGCTTTGCGTGATGCGTTGCAGCACGGTGACATTGACGCGTTCAAGTGGAGCTTCAACGCGAGTGTCTGTGACAATCCTGAGGTCAAGATCAACATGGACCGGGCTTTCATGCTGGAGTTCATCAACGACAACCGGAACAAACCCTGGCTCAAGCGTCGCGAGCTAGAGGAGTTGGATTCCGATCCCAGCGTCCTGGACATGATCAAGGCGATTCAGCCCCTCATGGGTCCGCTTCAGGAAAAACTGGACAACGTCATGTATCCGAACGTTGCCGAGGACGCCGCAACCGTCCGCGAGCTGATCGGCCGATTCCAGGGAAGGCGCGGTATGTACTTGCTGCAAACCGGTCCTGGCTTCACCCGCCGTCAGTTGGCTCCGTCCCAAACACCTCTCGCACCGCGGGTGCTGCACTTCGCCGACACGTATGGGGCGAGCGCTGTCTAGTCTAGGCGCACCCCGAACCGCGCCGGGCGGGCGAAGGGCAACCGCCTATGCCCGGCCGCGGCGCGGTGCCCCGGCGAGTCTCCTTCGTAAGTTGCGCGCCGGGGTGCCGCGACCACCACCGCGCGAGCCGCCACACGTTGAACGGCCAGGCGGCCCACGGTCGAGCGTGGGCCGCGCTCGTCGCGCAGCGGGCCGTCGGGGCGGCAAGAACCGTCACGCCGTCGACCGGATCGACCCCTACCCCCAGAATGTTGGTGGGGGAGGTGAGGTGACTTCCGCCCGCGGTAGTCATGATTTTTTATTGCGCGGCCGAAAAATTCGGCGGCCGCGGCCCGAGGTAGCCGATCGACGGGTGTCGGCCGGGTGCAGCGGGCCGTGTGTGGTTGCGCCGCAACCAATCTGGGCGGCCCGGCGGGTGCAACAATGCGCGCACTGTCCTCACTTCCGGCGTTCGCGTACCGCTAGCTTCACGTGGTCGTGGTGTGGGCCGTGCAGCCACCGCTCCCGCATGTCGTTGGGATTGCCCTCGGGGGACATGACGGTGAGCGTGTTGGCGGTGATCCCGGCGGTGTCCGGCGGCGTGCCGTAGCTGCCAAGGCCGTCGCCGGTGAAGGTGCCCGTTCCGTACGGTTCGCCGCCGCTGAAGGTGCCGCAGCCGACCGGGTTGAAGGCGAGCCAGTAGGGCTGCCCGCCACCGGCGGTGTTCCCGTAGTCGTAGTACCGGACGAAGGTGGCGTCTCGTGCGCCGATCTGCAACGACTCATGTTCCGACGGTGGTGCGTCCGCGAAAGTGCTCACGCCGAGGCGAATGGGCAGGTTTCCGAGGGTTGTCGGTCCGATGTCGTAGTACATGTCGGGGTCGGTGATGGTGATGGAGAACCAGCGCACTGCACCGGCGACCGGGTGCACGATGACCCACGCGCCGGGGAGGCGGTAGACGCGTTCCTCGCGGTCGTCGGGATGGGTGATGAACTGCGGCACCCCGAGCTTCGATTCGACGAACGTCATGGAGCTGGTGCAGCACAGTTGGTCGAGGATGTCGGACTGTGCGCGACGGCGACCTATCGTGCGGTTCCACCACCGGCGCACCACGAACGCGGCACCCCATGCTGCACCAATCAAACCGGCCGCAGAACCACCTATGCCGAGCCCTGTCGACACCGAATCCCACAGGCTGACTTGATCACTCACGGCGCACCGCCCGACTCGATGGCCAGATTCACCGACGCAATCGGCTTAGACACGTGAGTGCGACCGCCACTCAACACGGTGGCAACGATCTGCTGCGGTGTGCCTTCGATGCGGTCCGCGCCTGACTTCAGGTTGGTCGCCCCGTTCAGATACATGAAGAAGATCTCCTCGGCACCCGCAGGTATGTCGCATGGCACCTCCGGTGAGCCGATTTGTTCGCCGAGCACGTTGAAGGATGTGCCGCTGGGGTCGGCGCGGATAGCCCACCCGGCGACATGGAACGGTGCCCGCCCAGCGTTGACGACCTTGACACCGACGATCAGCGGGCCGGGTGACAGTTGTTTGGCGGTGCTCACCAATGACTTACGGATGTCGCGGGTGGCGTCGTTGGTGACCATGCCGCCCGGTGTGAGCATGCCGATCACGGGGGTGAGTTTCGGCCGCGCGCCCTGCATGAGGAACGTGTAGATCTGCCACGTCAGCGATGACGCGGCCAGACCGAATCCGAGCACGCCGAGGACGAACGCCGCGATGGTCACGGCGTTCCCGCCGACGGGTCGAGTGCTTCGATGAGGTCGCATTCGTCGACCCACCGCGCCAACAGGCTGAGAACCGATAGGCGTTCGACGGCCTCCTGTTGGGTCATCTCGCCCGGTCCGTGGGTGGCGGGATTGCGGATCGTCAGTTGCGCGCCCGGCGCGAACCGACGTAGTCCGTCGTTCATCGACACCACGGTTCGGTCGGTTTGGTCGCCCGGCCACCGAAGACGCGGTCTGCCCGGCTCGGGGTCCTTCTCGGAGAACGCCTGATTCCACCGCGTCGTGTCGTCGAGTTCCGGCCCACCGGTGCGCGCCTTCACCAACTGCACAACGCCATCCGCGGCGGCCGACACCGCCTGCCGGTAGTGGCCGTCACGCCACAGACGGGCGGCCTGACCCCACACTGCCGGGTGCATCTGCGCGACGTCGACCGTCGGCGGCAACTCGACTTCGGCGCGTGCGGCCATGTCTTCTAGCGATCCGATCATCTGGTCGCAGGCGTCGATAATGTTGGCCGGTTCGAGCAGAGGCTTGGGCTGGGTGACTGTGTTCCATGCGGCAACCGGGTCGACGGCACCGTTGAATCCTCGGACGCCGAACAGAACGCCGGTCAGTGACGGCGCACGGCGTGCACGTCCGGCCGCGGTCGATACGCGGGCGCGCCGGGTTTCCAGTTCGGCTTCGTCGACACCGTCGAGCGGCATGACGGCGGGCAGCATCCCGATGCCAGGCCCTCTATAGGTCGGTGTGTGCAGCTCGAGGAACGACATGAACGCGGCGCGGAACTCCGCGACATACCCGGCGAGGTCGCGGAGGTAGGTGGGGTTGCGGTCGGCATCCGCCATGACCACCGACGCTACTTGCGGCCGCGCCGATTGCGGTTCCGCGACATGCCGGTGCACCGTTCGCCGGAGGCGAACCACCGCGGGTTCATCGGCTGTCGCGCAGCGCGACGACTTCGGCCTCAAGCTGCTTGATCGCCCGATAGATGGCGGTGGTCAACCCGATGTCGACGTACTTTCGGGCCGCTTCCCACACTTCGGCCGTTATGGGTAGATCGTCGGGCCGGTCCTCATGGAACGGGTGCTGTGTGCTCATCGCACGATGGTCTCGCAAGGTACCGACATGCAGGCCGCCTGCGAATCGCTGTCGTACCCCTACGCGTACCCCAACCACGCCAATTTCGGGCCGATCCGCGGGTGTCCGTCCGTGTAACCAAATTGCGCTGAGCTGCGAAGACCGGTCACGGGTGGGTACCCGCTAACACCGTTCGGCTACCTGGGGGTCAAGTGGTCGCAGGTTCAAATCCTGTCAGCCCGACCGAGAGAAGTATCTTCTGACCTGGGGTAAATGTTAACCAGTTCCTCAACCATGTGGTTATGCTGTCCCTCGCCTGTGGTTGAGCAGCAAAGCAAGAGGGGGACTTGATGACACAGCCAACAGCGGGTTGGTATCCCGATCCATCTGATCCGAGCCGCCAACGGTATTTCGACGGCAAAGCGTGGACTGAGAACTACGCCCCATTTGGCCCACCGACACAAGCCGTTGGCCAAGCCGCGAAGCCGGGCATGTCCAGAGGAGCGAAGATCGCCCTCGGAGTAGGAGCGGCGATATTGGCGTTGATCGTCCTCGGTTCCATCGGCAACAGCGACAAGAAGACCTCGTCCTCGTCGTCCTCGTCGTCCAACTCCGGCACCACGTCCAGGACTTTGGCTGTCGCCCCGACGACAACAGAACCCCCGCCCCCGCTAAGCCCCGCTTCACCCCCGCCCAGGACAACGCAATCGCGAAAGCCGAGAGCTACCTGGGATACACCGCGTTCTCCAAGCAAGGGTTGATCAAGCAACTGGAGTTCGACGATTTCAGTACGGCAGACGGCACCTTCGCGGTCGAGCACATCGAGGCCAATGGGGGTGTGGACTGGAATGAGCAGGCAGTCAAGAAGGCCAAGAGCTACCTGGATTACACCTCGTTCTCCCTTTCGGCCTTGGTCAACCAACTGGAGTTTGACGGTTTCACCCCGGATCAGGCTCAGTACGGTGCCAACACGGCATACGGAGGCTGAACGAAGGCAATCAGGGCCGTGCCCTCTTTGGTCGCTCGCCATTGCTCGTCGGTGATGGCGACCGAGCGTTCTGCCTGGGTCAGCTGGTCCTCTAACCGCAGGTACTCCGACCACGCATCGCCGAGGCAGGCGAGCGAGGCCCACAGTTCGGCACTGTCCGATCCGGGTCCGACGGCGCTTACCGTTCATCGGTGCGGCGATCAGATTGCCCACCCCACGCCCGGTGTGCACGTCCTGGGATGGGAACAAGCGGTCATAGCTACTCAGATGCATGCTGCCACGCAGCCGAAATGCCTCACTCAGCAGACTTGTAGCGACGTTGCGGGCGACCGAAGCCGAGATCGCATGAGCGAAGAAGATCCGCACGTGAGCTCCTCGCCCCGATTGTGATACCTCCAATGCAGCCGGAATCCTAGACGAGCGAGCCGCTTTCATGTACGCGAGCGCGTCGAGCATCGCGGCTTCCTTGTCGAAATCGGCCGCGACCCACCAGCAAGTGTCGTCATCGCCGAGTGGGTACAGGCCGATGTGCGCCTCGCCCCGCAGATGGGCATCAACGACCTCTAGGGTCAGCGGCAGGTAGGGGGCGTCTGCCCGATTCATCCCCTTGCGCCAGTAGCCTTTGATCGCCGGCGTCCAACCCGATCGGCCATCTCGCCGGTTCTCCCATCGCACCGCGTAAACATCGGTGCGACAACGGAACAGGTCGAAGAAGAACCGGGCCTTATCAGCAGAGCTGGATCCCATCGTGACCGGTGAGGCCGGCGCTCCTGTCAGTGTCGCCTGGTCACTGGCAGCTGCACGTGCCTGTTCTTCACTCAGCCGAAGAAGGTGACGCAAACGCGCGTTGTCGGCACGCAGCGTGTCCAACTCGCCAGGGACACCCTCGACCCCGGTAACGGTCAACTCCTTTGTGCAGCACATTCGTCCTCGGAAGGCTTTACTCCCGCCAGCGCTCGCCGAGCGCTTTCGCAGCGGTGGGCACTTTCATGACCAGACGACGCTCCCGGTTGCGGACGGGAACGAAGTGGTAGTGCTCGTAGAAGGATTGTGCCTCGTCGTCCTTGGCATCGACGACGATGAGCCGGCCGCCGCCGATTTCTGATGCGGCGACGGCTTTTCCGAGTGCGTCGAGGAGCAGCTGCTCGCCATAACCCTGGCCCCGCAGCGACGTGTCGATCGCCAGGCGGGCAATCAAGTATCCGGGTATGCGAGAATAGCCGCCGGCCAAGGATCCCGAGACGCCGTCGTCGTTGCGCACTACTTCGGTGGGGCAGATGGCGAAATAGGCGTTGACTTTCTGTTCGCCGAGCGGGGTCCACACGTAGACGTGGGCGACCCCGTTGCTGTCCGCGCGACGGGCATGGGCGATGAGCCAGGTATTCAGCGACTCCTTACCGCAGTCGAATCCTTCCAGCGTGTGTGCTTCAGTGAGTCGCGCGGACTCGAACATTGTTCAACGCCTTGTGAAGACCGCTGGTTTGCGTGCGGCTGCCGCCAGCCGTGGTGCGTCGTCAGCAGCATCGAGCGAGGACATCAGTTTGTCGAACTGTTCGGGCTCCATGGCCGTTACCAGCTCCTGACGCAGGACGTCTTCGGCCCGTTGCATTGCAGCTTTCCGGACGAACTCCGACGTCTGCTCATGGACAAGGTTGGCGGCGTGCTGGATACGGTCCAAGGTCGCTTGCTCCGCGCGAAGCTCGATGCGCTTCGTTTTGACTGCCACAGCGACACCTCCTTGTTCCTTTAGTCATCTCTGCCTGCAGCTGTCGATAACTCCATCGTACGGCGAATGTACGTACATGGCTAATGATGATCGCGACCACCGCTGGGGACCACTCTGGGACCACACGTTATGCGCGATGCTGAACGACCTGCGCGTGCGTGAACGCTACACATCACGCAACAACGACGTAAGACGCCGACGACCTGGGGGAACACGTTACCGCTACTTCCTGGGGGTCAAGTGGTCGCAGGTTCAAATCCTGTCAGCCCGACAACGCGAAGTAGGGTTTGAGCTGCGGTAATGGAGCTATGCCGCCTCGACGGTTGCTGGAGGTGACAACCACCCTGGGGACCACACGGATGCCAGCGGTGCGCTCGATGGACTCGTGCGGGGGAGATTCGGCCAGTTGGACCTCACGTCATGCGCGCCTGTGCACGTTATATGGCTTGGCGAGGGCGCTGTCCTTGCGCCGAAATTGACCGCTGGTCAAGTGGGGTGGCGCGCAGTTCTATTGGATCATCTTGCGCGGGTCGCCGCAACAACGTGTTCGTCGTCGATGTCGGGCAGGCCAAACGTGCCTTCCAGGCTTTCCCAGCTCACAACGATGGCGTCATCGAATGCCGTCCTCATTCGATCGATTAGGCGTTGCGCCCGCTGCGATGCGAGAGCCGGGTCGTGACCGTGATCGATGAGCTTTCGCGCTTCGTGGTAACACAATTCATCGAGAATCGCCGTTGACCACAACGGCCGATACACCCTCTCGACCGGCAACGAGAGCAGGAAGTCGCGCTGCAGACCGGGCCACAGCACCGAGGTATCCAACAACGCGGCGAACATTCGCAGGTGTTGTCAGCGCGTGGCCCAAGACCTCGCTCAGGACACCGAACGCGTCCATGCCACGCCCCCATTTTCTTCGACGTCAAGAGCACCAAACGAAGCTGACCTTACTTTGCGGGGCCGACAGTGAAGGCGATTATCGCGCTGGAGAGTGGCCAGTTGCGACGGGCATCGATTCTTGGCCAGTCATGCGATGGTGCGATCGAACAGCCGTACCTCGATGCACCCGCCGACCGCGCGCGGGCTCGAACGAAGGGGGCGTCGGCGTGACCAGCCCTATTCGGAACCACCGACGAACTTGCGTTCACTGCGAGATCGACTGACCCAGGCTGGGAAGGGTTCACCGCGACCTTCACCGTCCCCGAGGAGATCGACATTCCGGGCATGCCCATTAAGCCGCACACGATGCACAAAAGCTCAGGCGCAAAGAGCAACAGCTCAGCCTTGCCAACTACTTTGAGCAGCAGGGAAACCTGGATGCCGCTCGGTCAATGCGACCCGGATGGCCGACCGAGTCGCGCTGACGAGCGTGTGGAGCCCAAGGCCGTGGGCCGTCGGCGGATGCTAGAGGCTCAGTAAGACGCGAGAGCCGTCTGGACGCTTCACCGCGACCTCCAGCTCGCCGCCGGTGGCCTCGACGTACTTGCGGAGGGTATCGACGCGGCTGGTGCCCAGGTTGCCGTGCTCCATCTGGGAAACGCGGTTCTGTCCAACGCCGATGGCTGCGGCGAGGGAGGTCTGGGTGTAACCAGCGTCTTCACGCAGCTCGCGGAGGCGGTACTGCGCAACCTCGCGATCCATCTCGTCCTTGATTGTGTCGATGCGGGCACGGTTGCCCGGCCGGCGACGTCGAAGGTCATCAAGCGTGGTCATCGTTTCTTCCCCTTTCTTGTCTTCGGCTTGGCGGCTTTGGCCGCGTCAGCCTCCTTCAATAGCTTCTCTTGGTGCTCGGTGAACAGGCGATCGGCGATGGGGATGTTCGTCGCATACCACTTGGTCCAATTTCCTGCCTTGTCCCCGGCGACCAGCATGATCGCCCGAGACTGGATGTCGAAGGCGAAGAGCACTCGTATGTGGGCTCCGCCTTTCGTGGCGCGTGGTCGAAGCTCCTTCATGTTCGGGTGCTCCGATCCGTCGAGGGTGTCCACGAATGGTCGGCGCGTGACGGGTCCGTGTTCCTCCAATTGCTCCAGAGCCGCAATCACGTTGTCGTATTCCTCGTCATCGAGGGTGTCGATCCATGCTTCGATGAGGGTCAGATCGACCTCCCATTTCCGCACAACGGGATACTATCAGCTTCAACTGATATCAGCTAGAGATGATTCCCAGGGGCCGTCGGGGGAGGCTGCGCTGGGACCACTTAGGGACCACACGTCATGCGCGATGCCGAACGACCCGGGCGTCCATGAACGTCACCCGTCGCGTCCCAGTAGCGAAGACCGCACGTGACCTGCGGAAACGCTCTACCGCTGCTTGGATATCACGCTCGGTGAGAGCCGCTGTTCCGCTGTGGGGTGGGCCACTGTTCCTTTGGCCGGTGGGCCATCGCGCCGGTGAGAGGTGAGCTGTGGCGCCGCTGTGCTGGTGGGTGCAGGCAGGCATGCGCGGGGCACGTCGCTGCTGCCTGGGTGGGGTCTGGTGGTGCCGGCGGGACGGACCGGCTCGATGCTCCGCCCGCCGGCGGCGGTCAGTCGAGTTGGCTGAAGTACTTGCGCATCGATTCGTCGCAGCTCAGCACGGTGGCATGGGCGTTGGTGGTGATGCGATCGATGATCGCGTCGGCGAGAATCCGAGCAGGTGCTGGACGGAAAGGTCGCCCTCGGATTGTCCAGTGGGGGAACCGCCGCCCTGCTAGCGCGCTGCGCGCTGGAGGAGTGGCTCGACGAGCAGAGCGCTTCGTGGTCGACGTCAAGATATTCCTTCCCCACGACGAAGTCGAAACTGATTGCGCTGGAAGCACTTGACGACAACCATCTCGGCGAGCGGGCCCGGCGAATCTGGAGCGCACTGAGCCGGACCGTCCATCATCACGCTACGAGCTCCAGCCCTCCGTGGCGGAAGTGCGGCACCTGGTTAAGCAGGTGCGGGAGCTGGACGGCGTGCTGGTCGGTGGCTGAGCAGTCGAAAATTGGCTCTATTGCCATGAATGTGGATGACCTCATGTGTGGTATGGGAGTTCGAGGGTGACCGGCCCGCAAACGAGCATGATCATGGTGAGTGCGTGCTCGGCGTTGTGGTAGCCGTAGGCCCTGTGGATGATCAGCCGGACCTTGTTGTTGAGCCCTTCGTGGCGGCTGTTGGCCAGGCCGCGCTCCACTGCGGCTTGGGTGCCATCGAGGTGTTTCTTGATGGTTCGGCCGACCTTGACGAACTGCGGGATCGGGCACCGTTGCGCCCATGAGCACCATTTCCCGAGCATGTCGGTGACGGTGTCGGCGTCGAGGTCTCCGGCGAACACCGCCCGCAGTGATTCCTTGAGCTCGTAGGCGCGGACCAGTGCGCCGCCCTCGCGTTTGAGCTGGGCGAGGGTGGCTTTCTGGGTGTTGGTGAGGGATTCCGGGTTCTTCAGCCCTCGCTGAACTCTTCTTCCCGCTTCTGGCGTTTGGACGGCTCGACCTGAGCGGTGTGTTCGCGGGCCTCCAAGCCGACGAGCGCCTTGGCCGTCTCGGCGTAGAGCGCGCGGAAGTACGGGTTGACCCGGCCCTCGGTCTGATTGCTGCGGATGGGGTCGGGCGCGCGATGTTCGCCGGTGTCGGGATGCCAGGCGATGAGGTCGGCACGCAGCTGGTAACCCGTGGGCCGCTTGGGAACCGCAATACGCGCCAAGATGCCGACGCCGGCCATCACGTCCATCAGATGCTCGATGATCACCTGGGCATCGGCCGTCTTGAGCGCATGCTGGAAGCCGGGGAAGCGGTTGGGGCGTCGCAGCCAGCGCCCGTACGCACCCAACCCCGACAGGTAGAGATCGGCGCCGATCCCGGTCGTCCCCTTCGGTCGGCCACCGGGGTAGGCCAGGCCGCTGTACGTGCCGGCGTCATCGGAGATGGCCCACGGGTCTTTCAGCCACTCCCGGCTAGCGCGCCGGACGGCATCGAACTTCTCGTCGGTGAGGAACTCGGTGTCGATGCAGAGGTTGCGGCGAAGTTCGTCGAGAAGGACATGCATCACGTCCCGTCGCGTCTCGGCACTGGCGCTCGCCAGTGGTTCTCCGCAGCTTGCCCATTTGTCGTCGTTGCCGGCGAGTTCGTCCA is drawn from Candidatus Mycolicibacterium alkanivorans and contains these coding sequences:
- a CDS encoding nucleotidyl transferase AbiEii/AbiGii toxin family protein; the encoded protein is MNQPYSSPPTNLRSLRDRLTQAAQRQGVVFGRLQRHVAMIVVAQFAAMLTDDNGAPLLLVKGGSSLELRRGIPDSRTSKDFDTVARRDIEEVHEQLAEAGETGWEGFTAIFTVPEEIDVPGMPVKPRRFTAKLNYRGKPFASVPIEVSTVEAGNADQFDTLTSDALGLVGVPVAVSVPCMTIPWQVAQKLHAVTAVFEAPRVNDRAHDLVDLQLLEGLLPDTDLSPTRSACIAVFEVRAQHPWPPNVTALPHWPPIYSGALEGLDHLELAATAEEAAGAVHRFVHRIDRATKT
- a CDS encoding ETEC_3214 domain-containing protein; amino-acid sequence: MSDQVSLWDSVSTGLGIGGSAAGLIGAAWGAAFVVRRWWNRTIGRRRAQSDILDQLCCTSSMTFVESKLGVPQFITHPDDREERVYRLPGAWVIVHPVAGAVRWFSITITDPDMYYDIGPTTLGNLPIRLGVSTFADAPPSEHESLQIGARDATFVRYYDYGNTAGGGQPYWLAFNPVGCGTFSGGEPYGTGTFTGDGLGSYGTPPDTAGITANTLTVMSPEGNPNDMRERWLHGPHHDHVKLAVRERRK
- a CDS encoding TIGR02391 family protein, translating into MADADRNPTYLRDLAGYVAEFRAAFMSFLELHTPTYRGPGIGMLPAVMPLDGVDEAELETRRARVSTAAGRARRAPSLTGVLFGVRGFNGAVDPVAAWNTVTQPKPLLEPANIIDACDQMIGSLEDMAARAEVELPPTVDVAQMHPAVWGQAARLWRDGHYRQAVSAAADGVVQLVKARTGGPELDDTTRWNQAFSEKDPEPGRPRLRWPGDQTDRTVVSMNDGLRRFAPGAQLTIRNPATHGPGEMTQQEAVERLSVLSLLARWVDECDLIEALDPSAGTP
- a CDS encoding DUF2510 domain-containing protein; this translates as MTQPTAGWYPDPSDPSRQRYFDGKAWTENYAPFGPPTQAVGQAAKPGMSRGAKIALGVGAAILALIVLGSIGNSDKKTSSSSSSSSNSGTTSRTLAVAPTTTEPPPPLSPASPPPRTTQSRKPRATWDTPRSPSKG
- a CDS encoding Ltp family lipoprotein, which produces MGYTAFSKQGLIKQLEFDDFSTADGTFAVEHIEANGGVDWNEQAVKKAKSYLDYTSFSLSALVNQLEFDGFTPDQAQYGANTAYGG
- a CDS encoding GNAT family N-acetyltransferase, with the protein product MFESARLTEAHTLEGFDCGKESLNTWLIAHARRADSNGVAHVYVWTPLGEQKVNAYFAICPTEVVRNDDGVSGSLAGGYSRIPGYLIARLAIDTSLRGQGYGEQLLLDALGKAVAASEIGGGRLIVVDAKDDEAQSFYEHYHFVPVRNRERRLVMKVPTAAKALGERWRE
- a CDS encoding type II toxin-antitoxin system TacA family antitoxin, translated to MAVKTKRIELRAEQATLDRIQHAANLVHEQTSEFVRKAAMQRAEDVLRQELVTAMEPEQFDKLMSSLDAADDAPRLAAAARKPAVFTRR
- a CDS encoding PIN domain-containing protein, with protein sequence MFAALLDTSVLWPGLQRDFLLSLPVERVYRPLWSTAILDELCYHEARKLIDHGHDPALASQRAQRLIDRMRTAFDDAIVVSWESLEGTFGLPDIDDEHVVAATRAR
- a CDS encoding helix-turn-helix domain-containing protein, which codes for MTTLDDLRRRRPGNRARIDTIKDEMDREVAQYRLRELREDAGYTQTSLAAAIGVGQNRVSQMEHGNLGTSRVDTLRKYVEATGGELEVAVKRPDGSRVLLSL
- a CDS encoding type II toxin-antitoxin system RelE/ParE family toxin → MRKWEVDLTLIEAWIDTLDDEEYDNVIAALEQLEEHGPVTRRPFVDTLDGSEHPNMKELRPRATKGGAHIRVLFAFDIQSRAIMLVAGDKAGNWTKWYATNIPIADRLFTEHQEKLLKEADAAKAAKPKTRKGKKR
- a CDS encoding transposase; amino-acid sequence: MKNPESLTNTQKATLAQLKREGGALVRAYELKESLRAVFAGDLDADTVTDMLGKWCSWAQRCPIPQFVKVGRTIKKHLDGTQAAVERGLANSRHEGLNNKVRLIIHRAYGYHNAEHALTMIMLVCGPVTLELPYHT